Genomic DNA from Nitrospirota bacterium:
CGGCAACTTCCTCTTCAGCATCCACGGATCGATGATCCTCACCGTGATCCCCGGTGCGACCATGAGCACGTCCATGACGTATTCGCAGAACACCTGGGCCCATGTCGTCGGGACCTATGATGACACAACGGGGCTGACCAAGCTCTATAAGGATGGAGCGCTCGTGTCGCAGGCCACGAAATCGGGCGCAGTAGGAGCGGCGTCCCTGACGTCGTTCGACCTCGGCCAGAACGCCTGGCCGGCGGCCTCCTACTGGAACGGCGCGCTCGACGACGTCCGGTACTACGGCCGGACGCTGTCCGCCGCCGAGGTGCAGCAACTGTACGACTACCAGAAGCCGGCGAGCCGCAAGACGTTCGTCACTGCCGCGGTGTTCGACGGGAACCTGATTGCCGCCGAAGGAACGCACAAGGCAACGGGGATCGTTGCCGCCGATGCCCTGTGCCTCAAGGACGCCGACTATCCCGGGACCGGTGTCTACAAAGCGTTCCTGGTGGATGCCGCAAACAGGGTTGCCTCGGTAAGCGCCAATGCCGGCGACGGTCAGATCAGGTGGGTCTTGAGGCCGAACACAACGTATTACCGGAGCGACGGCACAACGAAGATCATGACCACGAATCCAAAAGGCCTGTTCGCGTTCGGCGCGCTGACCAATGCCTTTGACCCGGCCGCGACCGATACTTATTGGACAGGAATGAACAGCGATTGGACCACTTATCCGAACACAAACGGCGGTGCGGATAATCAGAATTGTGCCGGGTGGTCGTACAACGCTTCCACGTCTTCACCCTATGGGACCTTCGGAATGGGAAACCAGACGGATGCTCATGCCATCTCTTTTTCATTTAATGCGTTTTGTAGCATCAAACAATACCATCTGGTCTGTATCGAGCAGTAACGGTTGCGACAAGGCGGGGCGGCACCATGCTCGGCGAGCCTATGGATATCCCCGGTGTGGGAAGCCATAGGTGCAGTGGTTCTATCCGTTGGTCACGCTCATGCAAGGAGAAAGACTCTACCTTCTTGGTTCCTGGAGGCAGCTTTCGTAAGGTGCCCTGAAAGGAGGTCGCATTCATGACATCGCAGCCCGGATCTGACGTCGCTGATAAGGCGCTTGAGCCGTTGTTTGCAACAAGCGGGTCTGATGACCTATCGAGCCACGCCTATCGGCAGTTGATCGGCAGTCTGGGCCTTGTATTCCCCCTTGCCCTCTGGCTCATCGCAGGCCTTCGACCGACCCGGGAACTGGCGCGATGGGATCTGCTCTCTTCGGTCAGCGCCTATTACTACACCGGGTCGGTGGCGGTCTTCGTTGGGATACTGGTTTCGCTTGGAGTGTTTCTTTTTACCTATCACGGCTATAAAAACGAGTACAGCAAACAGGATCGCCGGGCATCTATCATAGCCGGCACGGCCGCTATCCTGGTGGCGTTCTTTCCCACAAAGGCGCCCCTTGACTCGTTAGCGCCTTCCTGGTGGACTCCGGGAACGGGCAAGATACACTATATTTCGGCCGTTGTGCTGTTCTGCTCGTTCAGTTTCTTCTCGCTGTTCCTGTTTACGAAGTCGAAGCCTGACTCAGGGGAACCACTTACCAAGGGCAAACGGGTGCGAAACCGCATCTACATCTGCTGCGGGATTCTTATGGCGGCCTGCATCGTCTGGGCGGGCATAGCCTCTTTCCTCAATGCACCCATCTTCCTGCCCGAGGCGCTCGCTCTCGAATCGTTTGCCCTGTCCTGGTTGACCAAAGGCCGCGCAGACAGGACCGCGGTCAGCGTAGCCCGGCGGACCTTTTACTACGGACGCAATCCAAGACGGCTGGTCGCCGATATCCGGGGCGCGATTCGAAGTTAGCGGCCGGCATGTGCATTGAACGAGCCGGCCACGTTCAGGGAGGCCCGGATGTTCGCAGAGTGCAACGAAGTTTGGATCAGCTCCATAGCGATAGGGCGTCTCTTGTCACCTTTCTTGCGTGCCCAAGCAAGGTGACCCAAATAAGGGCACCCGGCGACCATTCTTGTCTGTCATGCTCGGTCGTCCTCGGTACATTTCGGAAACAGCCTGCATTCGCGTAAACACTCATAAACGCTGGCCGCTGGCTCGCCAACCTGCGGGCTCGGACAGTCCGAAATGCTTCACCCTCGGCTTCGGTCACCTGCCGGAAATGATCGCATGGGACTTCTGCAGGTGCAGTGGTTCTGTTGTACCCCAGGCCCCGCATGTCCCCGGGGCGGCCAAGAGGCCCGGGGGGCACGACGGTTCCAAAGTGTTCTATTTTTATTCTCAAGTTGGAGGTTCCATGAAAAAAGCTCTTGCTCTCATGACAGCAGCGGCATTCGGATTTACGCTCGGGACGGCGTTCGCAGACGAGGCGACTGTATCGCCGCTCCAGCAGCAACCATCCCCGATGGTCGTGGCAACCAGCAAGGAAGAAGTGAAACAAATGGAAAAGAAGGAAAAGAAGCGCGAAAAGAAGGAAAAGAAGAGGGAGAAAAAGGAGAAAAAAAGGGAAAAAGAGCAGAAACTGAAGATCAAGGAGAAAAAATTGGAGGCAAAGTAGAGACGCTCCGTGTGAACCTATGATCTCCCTTTCGGACATCCAGACAGCGCGCGAGCGCATTGCTCCCTTCATCCACCGCACGCCGCTCATCCTTTCCAATTCGCTGAGCAGGCTCACGGGCGCCGAGGTCTACCTGAAGCTCGAGAATTTGCAGAAGACCGGCTCCTTCAAGGTGCGGGGAGCGTTCAACAAGCTCCTTTCCGTCGCGGAGCCGCGCGTCATCGCGGCGTCCATGGGGAACCACGCCCAGGCCGTGGCGTTCGCCGCGGGGAAGCTGGGGAAGAGCAGTGTGATCGTGATGCCCGAGACGGCGTCCCTGGTGAAGCAGGAGGCGACGAGGGGATACGGCGCCGAGGTGGTGCTCCACGGCGAGCGGTTCAGCGACGCATTGGAGTACGCCCTTACGCGGAAGGACGCGCTCTTCATCCATCCCTTTGACGATGACAGCGTGATCGCGGGCCAGGGTACCGCAAGCCTCGAGATCGCCGGGGACCTCCGGGACATCGACGCGGTCCTCGTTCCCGCGGGAGGCGGCGGGCTCCTTGCCGGGACCGCCGCGGCGATCAAGGCGCTCTCGCCCCGCACCGAGGTGATCGGGGTCCAGGCCGCGCAAGCGGCCTCGGCCTGCATCTCCTTCAGCGAGCACAGGGTCTGCGAGCGCGTGCCGGGGCCGACCATCGCCGACGGCATTGCCGTGGGCAGGGTGGGGGTCCGCACGCTGGAATACATGACAAAGTTCGTGGACGGCATGCTGAGCGTTGAGGAGGACGCCATTGCGCGCGCCATCCTGCTCTTTCTGGAGCGGAAGAAACTGGTGGTCGAGGGCGCCGGGGCCGTGCCTCTGGCGGCGCTGCTCACGAACGCCGGCCAATTCCGCGGCAGACGGGTGGTCCTCCTGGTGAGCGGCGGGAACATCGATTTCACGCTCGTGGACCGGATCATCCTGAAAGGCCTCGTGACATCCGGCCGCATCGGCGTGTTCTCGGTGGTCATCGACGACGTGGCCGGCAGCCTCCACGCGGTCACCGGCGTCATCGGAGAGCAGAAGGCGAACATCCTCGACGTGGACCACGCCCGGCTCGGCAGCGACGTGCCCATCGGCCGGACGAAGGTGGTCTTCACCGTGGAGGTGCGCGGGAAGGAGCATCTTGCCGAGGTGTTCGATGCGCTCCGGGAGAAGGGCTACGAGGCCGGAGCGGCATGAGGCGGTCTTGAAAGGAAACGCCATGCTGAAAAACAGCAAGGTCATCGTCATAGGGGGAAGCTCGGGCATGGGCCTGGCGACCGCAAAGCTTCTCGCCGCGGAAGGAGCGCAGGTCATTATCGCGTCGCGCTCGCGTGAGAAGCTCGACGAGGCCCTCCAGGTGATCGGTGACAATGCAGAGGCCCGGCAGCTGGATTTTTCGAAAGAAGATGCCGTGCAGGAGTTCTTCAGCCTGCTGGGCACTTTCGACCACCTGGTGCTCATGGGTGCGGGACTGCCCGCCTGGGGCAAGCTGTCGGATATTCAATCGCCCGTTCTCGAGAGCGCGTTCAAGACGAAGTTCTGGGGATATTTTCTGTGCGCCAAACATGGAGCGCCGCTCATCCGCAAGGGAGGGTCGATCCTCTTCACCATCGGCGGGGCTGCCCGCTCGGCAATTCCGGGAACCGCGGGGGTTGCGGCCGTGAATGGAGCGATCATGTGCATGGCCATGACCCTGGCAAAGGAGCTTGCGCCGGTCCGTGTGAATATCCTCTCTCCCGGCCTGGTGGACACCCCGGCGTACAACTGGATGTCCGCCGAAGAGAAGAAGACGTTCTTCAAGCAGATGGGAGGTAATCTCCCTGTGGGCCGGGTGGGTAAACCGGACGAGCTCGCACAAGCCGCGCTGTACCTGCTCTCCAACGGCTTTACCACGGGCGCCATCCTGGACGTGGACGGAGGCGGCCGGCTCCACTGAACGAAGAGGACTAACTATCGCGCGGGCCGGCGTCTCATCAGGTTCTCGTCGGGTTTTGTCAGCTTCACCGTTCCGGCCTTGTTTGGTAGTGTCAAAAGTTTCATGAAAATGAAGGAGTGAAAATGCAACCACACCCTGCACTCGCGGTTCCACTCGTAGTCGCTGGGCGCAGGCAGAGCGCACTGAGGAAAAAGGGGAAGAAACAATCTCTGTGTTCTTAAGTAATTTTGAAAAAACTCAAGATAAATAGCTGAGGAACCCGAAAGAGGACGCAGAGGGGAGGTGAAGAAATACTCCCGAACTTACTCAGATCAAATGCATTTCTCTGCGTGCTCTGTGGTTAAAGTTTGACATAACGCCTCGTTTAAGAAGGAGGTCAATATGAGAAAGGTCCAGACACTTGTACTCATTGCAGGTCTTTTGGTCTCGCTCGCGGCGAGCGCAGGAAATAAACAGGCTCCCAAGGTGATGCATAAGATCCGGCCGTTATCGCAAGACCTGGAAATTCAGCTGGCTCTCAGTGCGCTGCCGCCGCACCTCAGGGACAATGCAACAGTATATATCTTGAACCCTGATAAGGGCTTCGAAGTCGCCCGCGCGGGTACGAATGGGTTCCATGCCTTTGTTGCCCGGACCGGCGATGACACGTTCAGGGGGTCCTGGCCCTTGACGGAATACCGGGATGATATTCTCTACCCGGTCTCCTTTGACGCAGCGGGCGCCAAGGCGCAGATGCGGGTCTTCTTTGACGCGGCAGAGATGCAGGCCAAGGGCACTCCTCCCAACGAACTGAAGAAGATCATCCAGGACCGTTACAAAGCAGGATACTATAAAGCCCCGGAACGGGCAGGCATCTCCTACATGCTGTCTCCCGTGCTCCGAACGTACGCAAACCCGGACGAAAACGACAGCGTTATCACCCTGAACATTCCCCACGTCATGTACTACGCCCCGGATGTTTCCCAGGAAGACATCGGCGGCGCGAAACCCGGCGGCATGTATCCTTTTGTCATCATGCCCGGCCCCCATGGATACATGATCCAGCTTCTCGGCCAGACGGAAAGAGCGGCAATTAATAAAGAGTACGAAAAGATGCTTGCAAGGCTCTGCAAGATCAAAAAAGTCTGGTGCTTGCCAAAAGAGCAGGGTCTCTATTGACGCAAGCGGTGCTGTACAAGTCGGAAACCGAGAGGGGTGCAGCGGACACGCTCCTCAAAGGAAGCAGTTCGGCGGCGCGTTACCCGTGCAGCCTGACAAACACTCTAACTCGTTCGCAGAAAGGGGTCTTTCCATGCAACTGAACAAGAATCTCGGCATGCTCTTGACAGGTATCTGGCTCATCTTGACGGGGCTGATACCGCTGCTGCAGCTAAGTTTTTCGGGAATCGGTACGCTGATGGCCCTCCTCGCAATCGTCGCGGGCGTTTTGATCGCAATTGGGCGATAGGCGGGGGGGATAGAACATTCTTTCCAGCGTACCGCCGGCTAGACGCCGATGAGCATGCGTACCAGGTGCTTGCCCGTGGGGACCTTGAAGATGTCGAAGTCCTTCCCCGTCGCACCCGGGCCGACATAGGTGCCGAACATCCTGTCCCAGACGGTGAGGACAAAACCGAGGTTCTTGTTGGTCAGCCCCTTCGCCCCATGATGGATCCGGTGATAGTTCGGCGTGATAAGGACCTTTTCCAGGGGCCCGAGGTCCACCCAGAGGTTCGCGTGGATCCAGATGTTGACCACGACGCCGAAGGAGAACGCCGCGCCCGCTTCAGCGATTGACAGGTGAAGAAGAAAATAGATGATCACGATCTGGGGAACGGCGAAGAGGAAGAGGTGCGTTAAGCTCGTCCGCGCGCCGGAGAGCCACCAGATCTCCCCGATGGAATGGTGGAAGGAATGGGTGCGCCACAGGAACGGCGTGTGCATGGCCCGATGGACCCAGTAGAGACCGCAGTCGCCCAGGACGATCGCGAGCAGTATCTTTGCGGGGCCCGGGAGGCTCCGGAGGCGGTCCATCGACAGCACGGCATCCAGGTCGAGCGCGTTGCATCCGGCCAGGACCAGCCGCTTCGACAGCTCCCCCGCCACAATGACTACGAGGATCGCCGCGACATTGAGCCCGATCTCGCTGCGCCGGTGCACGGAAAAGCCCGGCCGGCGCCGCTCCAGAAGATCGACGATGAACACGACAAGCACGAGGGTGGCGGCCTGGTAGAGTTGCTCCGGTTGGATCATGGCTCTCTTCTTCTCCCCGGAGACAACCCGGGACCGTGGGGGTCAAACTTGACTAGTTGTAGAAACAACGTTATATATGGTTAGAGTCTGGGATGAGATTATCCCATTAAAGCATAGAGAAAATCATCTTCAAGACTACTTAAAATAGCTATGAAGGGTAAATGATATCAGACTTCGGGCGTTCCGGCAAGCACGCACAGAGATTCACGGTTCCAAAGAGTATCGGTTGTTGGCCTGGATATCGCCAAGGGATGAAGCAAGGGGGCGGCGCGTTACCCGTGCAGCCTGACAAACACTCTAACTCGTTCGCAGAAAGGGGTCTTCCATGCAACTGAACAAGAATCTCGGCATGCTCTTGGCAGGTATCTGGCTCATCTTGACGGGGCTGATACCGCTGCTGCGTCTCAGTTTTTCGGGACTCGGTACGCTGATGGCCGTCCTCGCAATCGTTGCGGGCGCTTTGTTCGTAATGGGGCGATAGGCCGGAAGGGGATAGAGCATTCTTTCCAGCGTACAGTAGACGAAGCCCTCACCATCTTGTGATCGGATGAGGCTGAAGGCATAACGTTGTGGCTCAGATTGCACAACCATTGAAGTGTCATAGAAACGCAACGTAGGTAACAACGTCCCCAAGTCGTTGTGAAGGAGCAAGGTCGCTATTGAAGCAATCGGTGCTATAGACGTCGCTGTACACTATTTCAGGAACTATGGAGGGTCGGATCTTTATTATTACATCGATGTTGACAATAAAGATTTGACCCCCTGAGCCCTTCGTTGGAAAAGAATAAGGAAGTTAAAGATGATGACGTCTAGACAATGTGAAATTGCGGCGGAGTCGTATGCGGCTTGTCTTCTTGCACAAGCAGGTTACGACGTGCTGGTGCAGTACGGCGCCAATCAGCCACATTACGACCTTGTGGCCAACAAAGACAAGAGGTTCTTGCCAATATCAGTCAAAGGCAGTCAAGATGGCGGTTGGATGTTATCCGTCCGCTACAAGAAAGAAAATTCCAGTTACCATGACGCAATAGACACGTGGCTTGCCTCGCAACGAGATGACACTATTTTCCTATTCATTCAGTTTCTGTATGTCCCTATCGGTGCCGCACCACGAGCATATATCGCACGACCGACTGAAATTGCAGCCCATCTCAAGACTCAATGTCATGGGCGTGGCCATGGTGCGCTGCAGGAAGACTATCGGCGAGATCATCCTAATTCAAAATATGACCATAAAATACCGGCGGAGTGGGCATTCAATCAGGAACGGATAGATAAAATCCAGCCTTAACCACACCATCTGAGTCGCTGCGGACCGCATTCCGCACGAGCAGCAGACCTAGGCGGACGGATCGGGCGAGTTCTCCGCTCCGCCGAGAGGGTGTGTGGTCTATCTATGTGCCGCACGAGTAAAGAATGTCGCGGGATTGAGGATTGGCGGGAGAATCTCAATATTTAAGTCTGGCCATGGGGGCTCGTATCCGATTCGACTAAATGAAATAACTACAGAATCAGGTCTGACTTCGAACGCTCCTTATAAAATATTCTCGTATGGCCCTGTATCAAGGCGGAAAAATCAGCATGACCCAGAAATCACCTCAAACACGAGAAGAACTTGAACGACATCTTCAGGAACAACTGCGTCTGATGACGGCCTCAATAGTATCTTTTGATAAGGGGCTAGAAGAAGAAGGCAAGAGATTAGAAGATCAAAGGGGACGTTGATGTGTTCAGTGCAAAACTCTTGACAAGCGAAGTCCATTTCCATAGAATCGCCCCATGCCACGACAAGCCCGACTCGATGCTCCCGGCGCTCTCCATCACATCATGGTGCGCGGGATTGATAAAGCCGATATTTTTCGCGACGAACAGGACAAAGCCCGGTTTCTGGAACGATTAGGCGAAAACGTGACAGAGGGAAAATGCTCCGTCTACGCCTGGGTCCTTATGGACAATCATCTCCATCTGCTTTTCAAGAGCGGCAAGTTCGGCATCTCCGCCGTCATGCGCAAGCTACTCACTTGGTATGCTCAGTACTTCAACCGCCGCCACAAACGAACCGGCCATTTATTCCAAAACCGCTACAAGTCCATCCTCTGCGATGAAGATAGCTATCTCCTCGCATTGGTCCGATATATCCATCTCAACCCGGTCCGGGCACAGATCGTCAAGACCATTGAAGAACTGGATCGTTATCCCTGGTGCGGCCATCGGACGATCATCGGGAAGGCGAGGCACGCCTGGATGGATACAGACGCGGTATTATCCCAATTTGGCGACAGGAAGAGAAAGGCGATATCGGGGTACCGCCAGTTCGTGCAGGAAGAGCTGGGGTCCGGCCAGAAACCGGAGTTGACGGGCGGCGGACTCATCAGAAGTCATGGCGGCTGGTCAAGAGTGCTCGCCTTGCAGCGCAGCGGACAACAGCAGGAGTTTGACGAACGGATTTTAGGGACCGGCGAGTTTGTTCATGCGATCCTGCGCGAGGTGGAAGAACGTCAGCTTCGGCAAACGAGACTGTGCAGGCGTGGGAAGGGAATCGCCGACATTATCCGGGAAGAATGCAGGAAGCGCGGCGTGCACGAGCAGGAACTGGTGCGCGGGAGCAGACGACAGAAGATAAGCCAGGCGCGCGCAATTATTGCGCTTCGATGCAAGGAAGAGATTGGATGCTCGGGAGCCGAGATCGCGCGCCATCTTGGCGTCAATACAACCAGTGTCAATCGCGCAGTCGAAAGGGCGGCGGCGTTGTCGGCAGACTGATGCAATGCACTAAATGCATCAACGTCCCTCTCGTCCCCCGGACAGAAAGGCGTTTCTACGATGAATGAGAAGAATAATAAGCCAGGGGACAGGGCTGCCGCTCCGGAGCAAATCTGGCGAGAGGAACGGTTCCGCAGCCTCTTCATGGAATGTCCCGTATCGCTCTGGGAAGAGGACATCACGGAGCTCCTCGTCCATCTTGAGGAGCTGCGAGCCTCGGGAGTGAGCGACCTGCGCTCCTTTTTTGCGGGCCATCCCGAGGAAGTGGTCCGGTGCACAGGACTCATCAGGATCATCGGCGTGAACAATGCCACCCTGGACCTCTACCATGCCCCGGACGAGCAGAGCCTGCTCGCCGGCCTGTCCTCGGTCTTCACCGAAGAGTCCTTCGCGGCCTTTCGGGACATCGTTATCGCCCTGTTCGAGGGACGGACTCTGTTCGAGATCGAGGGGACGAACCGGACCCTGCGCGGCAAGGAGCTGACGGTCAGCCTCAAATGGTCGCTCCTTCCCGACAGCGGGGGAAAGCTGACCCGCGTCCTGCTCTCGGTCGTGGACCTCACGGAGCAGAAGCGCATCGAGGAGGAACGCAGGAACAACGACGTGCGGTTGTCCCGCGCCCAGGCGATCGCCCATGTGGGCGACTGGGAATGGGACATAGCGACCAACGCGGTCCACTGGTCCGATGAACTGTACCGGATCTACGGCTTTGAACCTCGCGAGGTCGCACCGGACTACGGGCTCGTGCTGCAGCAGATGCACCCGGCCAGCAAGGACGAGTTCCTGCGGGCGATCGACTCGGCGCTCAAGGAGGACCGGCACTTCGAGATGGACTACCGGTTCCTCCGGAAGGAAGGGACCGACGCCGTTCTCCACACGATCGGCCAGGTGTTCCGCGACGCCTCCGGCGCGCCGGTGCGGATGGTCGGCACGGTGCAGGACATCACGCTGCGGAAGGAGGCAGAACGCCGGCTCCGGGATACCGAGGAACGTTTCCGTTCCCTCTTCGAGAACGCGATCGACGGGATCATGATGGCCGATGCCGGAACGAAGTTGCAAATCGAGGCGAACAAGGCCATGTGCGCCATGATGGGGTACACGCGGGACGAGCTCCTGCGCCTCAGCATCGCGGACATTCATCCGAAGCAGGCCCTGCCCGATGTCCTGAACGCCTTCGAACGGCAGCTGCGCGGGGAGATCTCCCTTGCCGAAAACATCCCCATGCTGAGGAAGGACGGTACGGTCTTCTATGCCGATGTCAACTCCGTGACCGTCACCCTGAGCGGCAGACCGTGCCTCATCGGGATCTTCCGGGACATCACGGAGCGCAGACAGGCAGAAGCCGCATTGAAAGTGCGCGAAAAGCAGCTTGCCGAGTCGCAGCGGATCGCGCACATCGGAAGCTGGGAGCACAACCTTTCGACCGGCGAGGTGTTCTGGTCCGATGAGCTGTTCCGTCTGCTTGGGCTCGACCCCCGGAAGGACGCTGCGGATTTCCAGACGTTCTTTGCCATGGTCCACCCTGATGACCGGCCGGCCTTGAAGAAGGCCATCGACGAGACCGTGCAGTTCAAAAAGCCTTTCAATATCGACTACCGGTTCAACCTGCGTGACGGCACAACCCGGATCATGCATGGGCAGGCGGAGCTGAGACCTGATGAAACAGGCAACCACTTGGTCCTGAGCGGGACAGGACAGGATATCACCGAACGCAAGCGGGCGGAGGAGACGCTGCAGAAGACGTCACAGATGC
This window encodes:
- a CDS encoding DUF1554 domain-containing protein, yielding GNFLFSIHGSMILTVIPGATMSTSMTYSQNTWAHVVGTYDDTTGLTKLYKDGALVSQATKSGAVGAASLTSFDLGQNAWPAASYWNGALDDVRYYGRTLSAAEVQQLYDYQKPASRKTFVTAAVFDGNLIAAEGTHKATGIVAADALCLKDADYPGTGVYKAFLVDAANRVASVSANAGDGQIRWVLRPNTTYYRSDGTTKIMTTNPKGLFAFGALTNAFDPAATDTYWTGMNSDWTTYPNTNGGADNQNCAGWSYNASTSSPYGTFGMGNQTDAHAISFSFNAFCSIKQYHLVCIEQ
- the ilvA gene encoding threonine ammonia-lyase, coding for MISLSDIQTARERIAPFIHRTPLILSNSLSRLTGAEVYLKLENLQKTGSFKVRGAFNKLLSVAEPRVIAASMGNHAQAVAFAAGKLGKSSVIVMPETASLVKQEATRGYGAEVVLHGERFSDALEYALTRKDALFIHPFDDDSVIAGQGTASLEIAGDLRDIDAVLVPAGGGGLLAGTAAAIKALSPRTEVIGVQAAQAASACISFSEHRVCERVPGPTIADGIAVGRVGVRTLEYMTKFVDGMLSVEEDAIARAILLFLERKKLVVEGAGAVPLAALLTNAGQFRGRRVVLLVSGGNIDFTLVDRIILKGLVTSGRIGVFSVVIDDVAGSLHAVTGVIGEQKANILDVDHARLGSDVPIGRTKVVFTVEVRGKEHLAEVFDALREKGYEAGAA
- a CDS encoding SDR family oxidoreductase — encoded protein: MLKNSKVIVIGGSSGMGLATAKLLAAEGAQVIIASRSREKLDEALQVIGDNAEARQLDFSKEDAVQEFFSLLGTFDHLVLMGAGLPAWGKLSDIQSPVLESAFKTKFWGYFLCAKHGAPLIRKGGSILFTIGGAARSAIPGTAGVAAVNGAIMCMAMTLAKELAPVRVNILSPGLVDTPAYNWMSAEEKKTFFKQMGGNLPVGRVGKPDELAQAALYLLSNGFTTGAILDVDGGGRLH
- a CDS encoding sterol desaturase family protein, with the protein product MIQPEQLYQAATLVLVVFIVDLLERRRPGFSVHRRSEIGLNVAAILVVIVAGELSKRLVLAGCNALDLDAVLSMDRLRSLPGPAKILLAIVLGDCGLYWVHRAMHTPFLWRTHSFHHSIGEIWWLSGARTSLTHLFLFAVPQIVIIYFLLHLSIAEAGAAFSFGVVVNIWIHANLWVDLGPLEKVLITPNYHRIHHGAKGLTNKNLGFVLTVWDRMFGTYVGPGATGKDFDIFKVPTGKHLVRMLIGV
- a CDS encoding transposase; this encodes MVRGIDKADIFRDEQDKARFLERLGENVTEGKCSVYAWVLMDNHLHLLFKSGKFGISAVMRKLLTWYAQYFNRRHKRTGHLFQNRYKSILCDEDSYLLALVRYIHLNPVRAQIVKTIEELDRYPWCGHRTIIGKARHAWMDTDAVLSQFGDRKRKAISGYRQFVQEELGSGQKPELTGGGLIRSHGGWSRVLALQRSGQQQEFDERILGTGEFVHAILREVEERQLRQTRLCRRGKGIADIIREECRKRGVHEQELVRGSRRQKISQARAIIALRCKEEIGCSGAEIARHLGVNTTSVNRAVERAAALSAD